In Populus nigra chromosome 10, ddPopNigr1.1, whole genome shotgun sequence, the following proteins share a genomic window:
- the LOC133705724 gene encoding DNA replication complex GINS protein PSF3-like — MANYYDIDSILVEEEFVPVVFQKAINGVKIDESTEKGCVEQGSKTQLPFWLAHELHMRQAVSIGVPACFNQKTRLEIQADAACVDLRSRCPYFYEFGCKLAPLCDKSIGLLLAYAFRIRYKEVLHKAHTTAFAAASTFLMLLTKEETYMYEAAQSSMAAFKKWRMGGPRLQRASILGRKRKPAE, encoded by the exons ATGGCAAATTACTATGACATTGATAGTATTCTCGTGGAGGAAGAg TTTGTCCCGGTTGTGTTTCAAAAGGCTATAAATGGAGTGAAAATCGATGAAAGTACTGAAAAAGGATGT GTTGAACAAGGTTCAAAGACACAGCTACCTTTCTGGCTTGCTCATGAATTGCACATGAGGCAAGCTGTATCGATAGGTGTTCCTGCCTGTTTTAATCAAAA AACAAGGCTGGAAATTCAGGCAGACGCCGCTTGTGTGGACCTGAGATCCCGCTGTCCATACTTTTATGAATTTGGATGCAAGCTAGCTCCACT GTGTGATAAATCCATTGGATTGTTGCTTGCATATGCATTTCGAATCCGGTATAAGGAAGTCCTACACAAGGCACACACCACAGCATTTGCAGCAGCTTCCACATTCCTGATGCTCCTAACTAAAGAAGAAACTTACA TGTATGAAGCAGCTCAATCATCCATGGCAGCCTTTAAGAAATGGCGGATGGGTGGCCCCAGATTGCAGAGAGCTTCAATTCTTGGGAGGAAGAGAAAACCAGCTGAATAG
- the LOC133705722 gene encoding GDSL esterase/lipase CPRD49-like — MVGPSRPQFVLFGSSIVQLCFSHGGWGSILSDIYSRKADILLRGYYGWNSRRAVQVLDQVFPKDAPVQPALVIVYFGGNDSMGPHSSGLGPHVPLDEYMENMRKIAIHLKSLSDTTRIIFMSCPPVDEARVSSSTSGIFSEVVRTNELCQIYSNSCIKLCQELGVKVVDLFSAFQKRDGWTTACFTDGIHLSAEGSKIVVEEILKVLKEAEWVPSLHWKSMPTEFSEDSPYDLVAADGKQTLNPSEWTFHREVHWD; from the exons ATGGTGGGACCGAGTAGACCGCAATTTGTTCTCTTTGGATCCTCCATTGTCCAACTCTGCTTCAGTCATGGTGGTTGGGGCTCCATTCTCTCCGATATCTACTCTCGCAAA GCGGACATATTGCTGCGAGGCTACTACGGATGGAACTCGCGGCGTGCTGTCCAGGTTCTCGATCAAGTTTTTCCCAAG GATGCTCCTGTGCAACCAGCTCTGGTGATAGTTTATTTTGGTGGTAATGATTCAATGGGGCCTCACTCATCTGGCCTAGGCCCTCATGTACCCCTTGATGAATACATGGAGAACATGAGAAAGATTGCAATTCACCTCAAG AGCCTCTCAGATACAACCCGCATCATTTTTATGAGCTGTCCACCTGTTGATGAGGCCAGAGTTAGTTCAAGCACAAG TGGAATTTTCAGTGAAGTGGTACGAACAAATGAGTTGTGCCAAATATATTCCAATTCTTGTATAAAGCTATGCCAGGAATTGGGAGTGAAGGTTGTTGATCTTTTCTCTGCCTTTCAAAAAAGAGATGGTTGGACCACTGCTTGCTTTAC AGATGGCATTCATTTATCAGCAGAGGGGAGCAAAATAGTTGTGGAGGAGATTCTGAAGGTGCTAAAGGAAGCTGAGTGGGTTCCATCTCTTCATTGGAAGTCCATGCCCACCGAATTTTCAGAGGATTCACCATATGATCTTGTTGCTGCTGATGGGAAACAAACTCTAAATCCCTCCGAGTGGACATTTCACAGGGAGGTTCATTGGGACTAG